The DNA window cacttctttctttttgttataaattcttCTCAGActgttataaaaagttataaaatgtttttaatttctgtgatatattcgtaaattaaGACTGTATGTTTGCATTGtgtaactatttaaaaaattaatatatatgtagataaaatataaataattcttctgTATGAAAGgaacataaaattgaaataacacTTTCTTGAAGATTAAGCAAAAGGggttattaattttcttatgactgaaattgtacgttacgtaattacctataattactaattaggataaagaaaaaataagaaaaaggacagaaaaatatggaaattaaataatgcgaTACATCGAtttctttgatatttattttagataattaatcttaaagtttaaaatgtcGCTCATAAACAACGGATTATATCGACAAACTCATAAAATGCAAATGCACTTATGGGTTTCTAAAATGTGTACACGAAATCAACTTATttacttctttctttttttagattaaagataatatattacGTTATGACggaaacatttttgaaaatagttTGAAATAGATCTGATCGTtagaaatcatttttatattatttagaaaaaaaacttgcaTAAGATTCATCAAGGATAAAGAATATCATAATGACCAGGACGATATAATAAGTGCACGGCTGGTATAGCACCTTCAGGAAAGTCATGAGCAGTCACTTCAGTTCCTGCACCTCTGTCCATGTAACGAACTCTAACACCAGTTCCTAGGGCACTACTCATTGCTATAATGTGAATATGGTCGGATTCCTTGTACATTGGTTCGACTTcctaaggaaaaaaaaaaaaaaaaaaaacggtgaaaaattaaaatgtaaaaaaagttgtGAATAATGTCAGATTCGAACCTGATGGCAGAATTCTGAGATAGTACGTTCTCCCTCAATAAAATGTTGGTAGAAATCGGCGTCGCGCTGCAACTGACCAGATGTAATTAATCTAAGATACACAACAACATAATCGGAATAACCTTGTTCATTAAACAATTTGTGTAACTCCATGTGACTGGACTCTGTGTCGCCGCCTACTTTGTCAATGACTTCCATAAactataacataaatttatttgaatcaacTCGTGTAtctcataataaattttatgttgtaaaaaattatataatatacaatacatatatattatacaatacatatataaaatatataatatattaaggtAACTGCCCAAATTACCACTTCAAACATGTAGTGGAAATTGATTAAGAAATTGCGTATTTTgcaatttctgaaatatataaCAAGTATTCTTTTTCATCagtattcaaataaaaactttaaaataaaagcaataagTTCAAAAACTGATTACTGaaatataatgaaagaaataaaaatataaggtataaatattaccaaTTCTGCTAGTCAATGTCCTGAATACTGCCTTCTAATTACAGTTGCATGTATCTAGTACTGTCTCCTTATTTATTTTGCCACACATTTacttatgtttatataatagtcttggtttaacattaaatttttaatatataatgttctcaagctttttaataaaataaataaaaataaactactgAATCTATTAccagtttatttaaatactgcCCATCTCTGATTACTGATTATTCATATATCTAATATTGCTTCTCTATTTACTGCTTGCATATTCAATGTGCTACcacacatttatttatcttaatatgATAATCTTAGTTTGacatgctttttaaaaatgaatatatatgtattatatatgtaccacatatatttttcaaaataaattctcaATTTGTGTTAACACATGctaatacatatgtaaataagATTAAGGATAAAAGCATACAGGCTCACCGTATCATGAAAGTCTTCGACTGTAAATTGGGGAAAACCTAGAGCTACAAGGCTATCCTTGCTTTTTCTAGCTAGATCACGAAACTTATCATATTCCTCCTTGTTTCCAATTAATTTCTCCAAATAAGCATAACTAAATGCTCTGAAGAAACAATTGCCATCAGGTCTAGTTCTCCTAatgtaagaatatttttgagCCAAGGCTTTCGCCTTCGAGAGATACACGTCATCCTCTGCATATTCCTGTTCCAAGCTCTTCAATGGTTCCTTTTCACCAACTAATGCTATAGATTCTGAGATCTAGAATAAAagacaataattgtatataaaaaaatggaactCATAGATGTTTAAGTctttatttgaaagaaaacacttaaaaattgtcaagttaatatttagagaataaaatttgttattgaaagcaatattatatcatttagatgtagttatacattttatcgagtaataaattataaataacaaaataattaatatttatttcacattaaTAAGGTTAATTTAAACATGCGATTAATTATACTTCTAACCACACGAATTAAACAAAACTAATATATCAGTCTACACATTAAACGTGACACACAAACGGCATATTAACCTCCTTCTCGATACGTCTCTGTTGTTGAAGTATCAACTCATCCTGGTTAACATCTGAAATTAAGatcatgataataaattacccGGCTTGATTTCTCAAGAATAAATGACGCTAAAAGACCTGTGTTTTCTACGGGTTGCTCCTTAAGCGAGTTATTTTCCATATCTTAGAAAACTTTGCTTAAATTTCACCACGGCTGTCAAATTATCAATCGTAAACAAAAGCCCGATGTCTCCATGTGAAGTTGAAAAGGTGTTTGCCGCTGTGCTTCACGCTTTTCTGTTGGCAGCATTAGCGAAATTCAATCTAGATATAGTTTACGCAGCGGACAGCCTGGAACGGCCATGACAGACCATGAATCCTCGCGCTCGAGGTAAACggtctattaaatttacacgAAGTATATTAAACCTAACGTGGACATTGAATCCGcaggtataaaatattttgttttcgtCAACgccaaatttttatattataaatagaataaattttattattattttttttttaaatcaatgttTCAAGCCAATAACGATCGAGAAAGGTATGTGACGTTACACAgtttgttcaaaaattttatttatcatgtacACTAATAGCCAATTATTATTTGACTGAAAGAATTCTCTGTAGATCCAAAGTTCATCATTGTTTTTTGTAATGTCACTTGCATTATGATTATtaagttataagtatatataattactttttttgaaaaatgtgtatatataagtTTCTAGAATTTGAGGACATGtgaataatcaattttatcctTTGGTTGTTTCACTTTtactgtaaatattattgtaattaaatatattttataaattattaaatatattttttattacacgtCAAAATGCTTCTTTTTCTCGTATAGAAAGTGATCGATTTCTCACAGAATGGTTTCCTcgcacaaatattaaatattaaagaaaacaaaaaaatctgcatttcaaataatgcagatttttttattaactccATCATTTACATTATCTAAAATgcagattttttgttttctttaatatttaatgtaaatttaatattgacatttaatattgacaatatatttttaacgtactatgtaaaaaaattacatcttaTTTGTAGGTAAATTCATATGTgcatattgtaaaatttgcgACCTGATCTTTACTGACATCTTCTGTGAAAGACTGCAATTGTTTTAAAGCCTTAGCAATGGCGGTTTATTTGAGCGTCTGATTTACTActactatataataaaaaatttaagttattatacttatttcttgtattattagagaatttattcataaaaatttaattatctagtaatagaataaattttacaaatttaatcttaattgtttattcttgtgtatatagataatttgataattttatttaaatattttaatgcaatatgaTTAATTAACTTCTAATAATAgctatatacaatttttaatagaagtCTAGttcttaagtaaaaattttacatttacattgaaaatacttttttaaaattgataaactGAAAACtggattattatttacaaataacattgatatttaatacgtatgtatacattctcagtatatatgtatacttatgCAATTGGCGGCATTTACGCAGTAGAATTTACACACGTTTTCAATTAATAGTTCCGTTTATTTTAGCTTAGACAGGGTTGCATTCTATGTCTATATAATCACGCGTGtagatacatatatgcatatacatatatgcatatatgtatcaACGTCGCACGTGCAATTGATCAATCGTCAATGatcgaatattaatttttcttgaaaattatcattaataatttttttatattactcaaaaatatcttataaacaGAAGACCAATAAGTCGAATAAGCAGTGAgtgaaaaaatactttttaaatatcttttaaaaatccgttaaacaaaatttacattattttttatcaatttttaatctttttaatagcTATTATTCATACTTCTATTAAGTATTTGTTATTGACCACAAATCGTATTTTATACAACTTCATTGTATTTTTGttgattgtttattttattttttatcatattttattgcttcTCCTCACAcagacacgcgcgcgcacgcacatacgcacacacacgcatttTGTAAGtgcaaaataattctattatctGTTTCGAACTTTtggattaaattaaacttttgttctattgaacatttaattgcgaaaattgattaatttgtggttgcaaatttttcttaaGTCTAATAATCTTGTGAATCTTTAATTCGAATTGGATTGCTTTGATCTCTCAACTAAATTTTGTTCTCTGACGGACAACACAAGAGAATGTAAGTCACGAATAATTAGGATTTCTACCGTGGAAGAGCATGACACAGCAGGTAATTAGCTGCAAGTATTTATAGTCACCCTGAAGAGCATCGGTACTAATCTGTTTAACATAGTTCACGATCGCACCCGCAATCGTGTTGCTTTTCTAGTCTGATGAATAAATCTGATTTTACCTGCGACAGTTAGATTCAGTTCGACTATATAGTACCGGTATATCCGGCATAACAAGTCTGTCCTCTCCAACGTATTTTTTTGAGCGCGGTAATTAGATTTCTGAAATCTTCGTGTCAAGacagttttgtttttaaatatctttattatcatattatataataataatgcatctCTTATAAAAAGTAGACACTTTTATTACACAGGAGAAAAAAGCTAATATGATACTTTACTTTATTCATAtacttacttttattatattagaaatattattagaattattatattaattactagaaataaaaaataattatttaataaataagtagttaattaacttattattaaaagttatttatttattaaataataaataactacgttaattaattataataaacagttATGTTTTCGAACAATtctaattaactaattaatacttg is part of the Monomorium pharaonis isolate MP-MQ-018 chromosome 2, ASM1337386v2, whole genome shotgun sequence genome and encodes:
- the LOC105839719 gene encoding ubiquitin thioesterase otubain-like: MENNSLKEQPVENTDVNQDELILQQQRRIEKEISESIALVGEKEPLKSLEQEYAEDDVYLSKAKALAQKYSYIRRTRPDGNCFFRAFSYAYLEKLIGNKEEYDKFRDLARKSKDSLVALGFPQFTVEDFHDTFMEVIDKVGGDTESSHMELHKLFNEQGYSDYVVVYLRLITSGQLQRDADFYQHFIEGERTISEFCHQEVEPMYKESDHIHIIAMSSALGTGVRVRYMDRGAGTEVTAHDFPEGAIPAVHLLYRPGHYDILYP